Proteins from a genomic interval of Psychrobacter fulvigenes:
- a CDS encoding M48 family metalloprotease codes for MDFFGEQRTRTQRSLLLYGLFFLIVFAHIAVALGVMALLLTLFTGGVYYWALVLVIVWTLASFIGGSFLEYRRLKAGGRAIAQRVGAVRLFIDNSQDAWEHSSGVAHQHESVAKVRFSDRHIAVRDERDFPPVYRRYYEIAQQLAIASGLRMPILYVLPDEQGINGFVAGRHSQDMVLVVTQGALDKLSDEGLYGLIGHEYGHILHGDATFNLQLMVVLAGLQIVYDWSDPISNKVSDYSRQGSYFNSSIDSSFNSAVNRDTPLPQSAIDSRARSTEAQTASFTSHSDWVSYWQTQSNSQQSSAKSQSRWLENRPEIDRQAPRSVWTLLLHGLSFSSMASAQLIKHSFNRQRELLADATSVQLTRSPAIMETLKAIHQDSLGSRLSNIADINGLSHFFFASSGADLGDVSWFATHPSLSERMSAINTNAYHDFAVQVAREKRINQQKIKEIYEQRRLGDWGAIKENSLSSNKKVITPQSHISKVQSTSFNHAVDNNFIENPNDMTDNEVSAFSTDEPSSKLETDAGLEFVVEDDVVVDGRLQVAEDIGTYQLLKPWMAKPDSDLPSAALISVDDINKVTLSQYVLNHSHHPLGAQALIEAIMLCHQGQAISTTGMYDLKDIWLGLPNDRVFAADTNANTKMKTVTFSNPQVLAHTLDHKLLKIIANLDRRLDSALIALAVNKLRQHDLSESIIDQLRLKSETSHSNQAHQHYVKQQKCRTMLSRYQQGMLELFGKQLSADLTKSFSDNLSDEKDLMVNEQSIPTHSKSASISTVTQQASPILSLWQALHLQQLLPIFSEILNDNDGDTQAEWQPLLQRGMSDICAQLDPSGQVFNGLDVAKRAIVTLLAYRLSKDVKGQVISTLDSSIHVSGLGYNNDSVAHYIVDLRRHARLIDINLTTVSDANLQWLLLTAQSLNSVQLLVIINAVTVCRASIATDSIIETQGKENYPERQQESRQIDYNEYRQWLSTLHTVMLHDTIISQDEYDCLMVLAERWLGVRELF; via the coding sequence ATGGATTTTTTTGGTGAACAGCGGACACGTACTCAGCGCAGCCTGTTGCTCTATGGGCTGTTTTTTCTCATCGTATTTGCACATATAGCAGTGGCGCTTGGGGTAATGGCGCTGCTGCTTACCTTATTTACTGGTGGTGTGTATTATTGGGCACTGGTACTGGTCATTGTTTGGACGTTGGCTAGCTTTATTGGTGGTAGCTTTTTAGAGTATCGCCGTTTAAAGGCCGGTGGTCGTGCTATTGCCCAGCGCGTGGGTGCGGTGCGTTTGTTTATTGATAACAGTCAGGACGCTTGGGAACATAGCAGCGGAGTCGCTCATCAGCATGAGTCTGTTGCCAAGGTTCGCTTTAGTGACCGTCATATAGCGGTACGTGATGAGCGTGATTTTCCGCCTGTTTATCGGCGTTATTATGAGATTGCCCAGCAGTTAGCCATTGCTTCGGGTTTGCGTATGCCGATTCTCTATGTGCTGCCTGATGAGCAAGGCATCAATGGCTTTGTCGCGGGTCGCCATAGTCAGGATATGGTGTTAGTTGTCACCCAAGGCGCGCTTGATAAGCTGTCTGATGAGGGGCTATACGGGCTTATAGGGCATGAGTATGGTCATATACTGCATGGCGATGCGACGTTCAATTTGCAGCTAATGGTGGTATTGGCAGGCTTGCAGATAGTCTATGACTGGAGTGATCCTATCAGTAATAAAGTCTCTGATTATAGTCGGCAAGGCAGTTATTTCAATAGCTCGATTGATAGCTCTTTCAATAGTGCTGTCAATCGAGACACGCCTTTGCCACAAAGCGCAATCGATAGTCGTGCACGCAGCACTGAGGCGCAGACAGCAAGCTTTACGAGCCATAGCGATTGGGTATCTTACTGGCAAACCCAATCGAACAGCCAGCAGTCGTCAGCTAAGAGCCAGTCACGATGGCTAGAAAATAGACCTGAGATTGATCGGCAAGCACCGCGCAGTGTTTGGACATTGCTGTTACATGGGTTGAGCTTTTCGAGTATGGCAAGTGCGCAGCTGATTAAGCATAGCTTTAACCGTCAGCGTGAATTGCTCGCTGATGCGACTAGCGTGCAGCTGACACGCTCGCCTGCGATCATGGAAACTTTAAAAGCCATTCATCAAGATTCACTTGGTTCACGCTTATCAAATATCGCTGATATTAACGGGCTGAGTCACTTCTTTTTTGCCAGCAGTGGGGCGGATCTGGGTGATGTTTCGTGGTTTGCTACGCATCCTAGCTTAAGCGAGCGTATGAGTGCCATCAATACCAATGCTTATCATGACTTTGCCGTTCAGGTCGCAAGAGAGAAGCGCATAAATCAGCAAAAAATAAAAGAGATATATGAACAGCGTCGTCTTGGTGATTGGGGAGCAATAAAAGAAAATAGCCTAAGCAGCAATAAAAAAGTAATCACACCCCAATCTCATATATCTAAAGTTCAATCAACATCTTTTAACCATGCTGTTGATAATAATTTCATCGAAAATCCTAATGATATGACTGACAATGAAGTTTCAGCTTTTTCTACTGATGAACCTAGCAGTAAATTGGAAACAGATGCAGGGCTTGAATTTGTCGTAGAAGACGATGTGGTTGTTGATGGGCGTTTGCAAGTAGCAGAAGATATTGGTACTTATCAGCTGTTAAAACCATGGATGGCAAAACCTGACAGCGATTTGCCATCAGCAGCTTTGATTAGTGTTGACGATATAAACAAAGTGACATTATCACAATATGTGCTCAATCACAGTCATCATCCATTAGGGGCGCAAGCTCTAATAGAAGCCATCATGCTTTGTCATCAAGGACAGGCAATATCTACGACTGGCATGTATGATTTAAAAGATATTTGGCTTGGGCTTCCAAACGATAGAGTATTTGCTGCTGACACCAATGCTAATACTAAGATGAAGACTGTTACTTTCAGTAACCCTCAAGTTTTAGCACATACGCTAGACCATAAATTATTAAAAATAATTGCAAATCTTGATAGACGTTTAGACAGTGCTTTGATTGCACTCGCTGTAAATAAACTACGCCAGCATGATTTATCAGAAAGCATCATTGATCAATTACGTCTAAAAAGCGAAACCAGTCATAGCAACCAAGCGCATCAACATTATGTAAAGCAGCAAAAATGTCGTACGATGCTGTCGCGCTATCAACAAGGCATGCTTGAGCTGTTTGGAAAACAGCTATCAGCTGATCTGACCAAAAGTTTTTCTGATAACCTATCAGATGAAAAAGATTTAATGGTTAATGAACAATCAATACCGACTCATTCAAAAAGTGCTTCAATCTCAACTGTAACGCAGCAAGCTTCACCAATTCTATCGTTATGGCAAGCACTGCATTTACAGCAATTACTGCCAATATTTTCCGAAATTTTAAATGATAATGATGGAGACACACAGGCTGAATGGCAACCGTTATTACAGAGGGGCATGAGTGATATATGTGCTCAGCTTGACCCTTCTGGACAGGTGTTTAACGGCCTTGATGTTGCTAAGAGAGCTATAGTGACGTTGCTTGCATACCGGCTATCGAAAGATGTCAAAGGTCAAGTGATATCGACGTTAGATAGCTCAATACATGTATCAGGGCTCGGCTATAATAACGACAGCGTTGCGCATTATATCGTCGATTTGCGCCGCCATGCGCGCCTGATTGATATTAATTTAACCACGGTCAGTGATGCCAACTTGCAGTGGTTATTGTTAACCGCTCAAAGTCTAAATAGCGTTCAGCTATTGGTTATTATTAATGCTGTGACTGTCTGTCGCGCGTCTATTGCTACGGACTCTATAATAGAGACTCAGGGCAAAGAGAATTATCCAGAGAGACAACAGGAAAGCCGTCAAATAGACTATAATGAGTATCGACAATGGCTAAGTACATTGCATACCGTCATGTTACACGATACGATAATCAGTCAGGATGAATACGACTGCTTGATGGTACTCGCAGAGCGATGGCTAGGCGTTCGCGAGCTTTTTTGA